In Streptomyces longhuiensis, the following proteins share a genomic window:
- a CDS encoding MBL fold metallo-hydrolase: MSVYAITDVIEIVPRLHLLRFPVGQAYLWDDGDELTLVDAGAAGAGEAIADAVRALGRHPREVRRIVLTHFHEDHAGGAGEFAALSGAVVWAHRLDAPFVRGERPGPAPEFEDWERPLHAEALKLLPPLPEDPVLPREVRELAGGEVLDFGGGAHVVAVPGHTDGSIALHLPRHGVLFTGDAVAASPLDGQVMLGVLNLDRRRSVESFRTLASLDSDVACFGHGDPVRNGSAAVLREVAARLDAA, from the coding sequence ATGAGTGTCTACGCCATCACCGATGTGATCGAGATCGTCCCCCGGCTGCACCTGTTGCGCTTCCCGGTGGGGCAGGCCTATCTGTGGGACGACGGGGACGAGTTGACGCTGGTGGACGCGGGAGCCGCCGGCGCCGGGGAGGCGATCGCCGACGCCGTACGCGCGCTGGGCAGGCATCCGCGCGAGGTGCGCCGGATCGTCCTGACGCACTTCCACGAGGACCACGCCGGCGGCGCGGGTGAGTTCGCGGCGCTCAGTGGGGCGGTGGTGTGGGCGCACCGGCTCGACGCGCCGTTCGTACGCGGTGAACGGCCGGGTCCCGCCCCGGAGTTCGAGGACTGGGAGCGCCCGCTGCACGCCGAGGCGCTGAAGCTGCTCCCGCCCCTGCCGGAGGACCCTGTACTGCCGCGTGAGGTGAGGGAGTTGGCGGGCGGTGAGGTGCTCGACTTCGGCGGGGGCGCCCACGTCGTCGCGGTGCCCGGGCACACGGACGGCAGCATCGCGCTCCATCTGCCCCGTCACGGTGTGCTGTTCACGGGTGACGCCGTGGCGGCGTCCCCGTTGGACGGGCAGGTCATGCTGGGCGTGTTGAACCTCGACCGCCGCCGGTCCGTCGAGTCCTTCCGCACCCTGGCCTCGCTCGACTCCGACGTGGCGTGCTTCGGGCACGGCGACCCCGTGAGGAACGGGTCGGCGGCGGTCCTGCGCGAGGTGGCCGCGCGCCTGGACGCCGCGTAG
- a CDS encoding dipeptidase, producing the protein MSPNPIAETVASLMPGARTELAELVAFKSVADFDQFPKSESEGAANWVADALRAEGFQDVALLDTPDGTQSVYGFLPGPEGAPTVLLYAHYDVQPPLDESAWVTPPFELTEREDGRWYGRGAADCKGGVLMHLLAVRALKANGGVPVNVKVIAEGSEEQGTGGLERYAEQHPELLKADTIVIGDAGNFRVGLPTATSTLRGMTLVRVRVDTLGGNLHSGQFGGAAPDALAALVRILDSLRAEDGSTTVDGLATDAVWDGLQYDEGQFREDAKVIDGVELIGSGTVADRIWARPAVTVLGIDCPPVVGATPSVQAGARALISLRVPPGTDAVDATKLLVAHIESHTPWGARVQIEQIGQGQAFRANTDSPAYAAMTEAMSVAYDGQEMQYAGQGGSIPLCNTLASLYPEAEILLIGLSEPEAQIHAVNESVSPQELERLSVAEALFLQNYAAI; encoded by the coding sequence ATGTCACCGAATCCGATCGCCGAGACCGTCGCCTCGCTCATGCCCGGGGCCCGGACCGAGCTCGCCGAACTGGTGGCGTTCAAGTCGGTGGCGGACTTCGACCAGTTCCCGAAGAGCGAGAGCGAGGGCGCCGCGAACTGGGTGGCGGACGCGCTGCGCGCCGAGGGCTTCCAGGACGTCGCGCTGCTCGACACCCCGGACGGGACACAGTCGGTCTACGGCTTCCTGCCGGGCCCCGAGGGCGCGCCGACCGTCCTCCTGTACGCGCACTACGACGTGCAGCCGCCGCTGGACGAGTCGGCGTGGGTCACACCGCCGTTCGAGCTGACGGAGCGCGAGGACGGCCGCTGGTACGGGCGCGGCGCCGCGGACTGCAAGGGCGGGGTCCTGATGCACCTGCTCGCGGTGCGGGCGCTCAAGGCCAACGGCGGTGTCCCGGTGAACGTCAAGGTGATCGCCGAGGGTTCCGAGGAGCAGGGAACGGGCGGTCTCGAGCGGTACGCCGAGCAGCACCCTGAGCTGCTGAAGGCGGACACCATCGTGATCGGTGACGCGGGCAACTTCCGGGTCGGCCTGCCGACGGCCACGTCGACGCTGCGCGGCATGACGCTCGTCCGGGTCCGGGTCGACACGCTCGGGGGCAACCTGCACTCGGGTCAGTTCGGCGGCGCGGCCCCGGACGCGCTCGCGGCGCTGGTGCGGATCCTCGACTCGCTGCGCGCGGAGGACGGCTCGACGACGGTCGACGGTCTCGCGACCGACGCCGTGTGGGACGGTCTCCAGTACGACGAGGGCCAGTTCCGCGAGGACGCCAAGGTCATCGACGGTGTCGAGCTGATCGGTTCGGGCACGGTCGCCGACCGCATCTGGGCCCGCCCCGCCGTCACCGTCCTCGGCATCGACTGCCCGCCGGTCGTCGGCGCGACGCCGTCCGTGCAGGCCGGGGCGCGCGCCCTGATCAGCCTGCGGGTGCCGCCGGGCACGGACGCCGTGGACGCGACGAAGCTCCTCGTCGCGCACATCGAGTCGCACACCCCGTGGGGCGCCCGCGTCCAGATCGAGCAGATCGGGCAGGGCCAGGCGTTCCGAGCGAACACCGACAGCCCGGCCTACGCGGCGATGACGGAGGCGATGAGCGTCGCGTACGACGGTCAGGAGATGCAGTACGCGGGCCAGGGCGGCTCGATCCCGCTGTGCAACACGCTCGCGTCGCTGTACCCGGAGGCGGAGATCCTGCTGATCGGCCTGAGCGAGCCCGAGGCGCAGATCCACGCGGTGAACGAGAGTGTGTCGCCGCAGGAGCTGGAGCGCCTCTCGGTCGCCGAGGCGCTGTTCCTCCAGAACTACGCCGCGATCTGA
- a CDS encoding anti-sigma factor antagonist (This anti-anti-sigma factor, or anti-sigma factor antagonist, belongs to a family that includes characterized members SpoIIAA, RsbV, RsfA, and RsfB.) has product MRQGEHRRGGTDAPPVPPVVYETGDCVVVELRGEVDIVTLQGSVALLETVAAGPAATVVIDLTRTTFLDCSGLTLLLRTRRRVESRGGRLRLVCDQPLTLRLLEVTGLLPLFAPAPTVEAAVRQS; this is encoded by the coding sequence ATGCGACAGGGTGAACACCGCCGCGGCGGCACGGACGCGCCCCCGGTGCCTCCGGTGGTCTACGAGACGGGTGACTGCGTCGTCGTCGAACTGCGCGGCGAGGTCGACATCGTGACGCTCCAGGGCTCCGTCGCCCTGCTCGAGACGGTGGCGGCGGGCCCGGCCGCCACCGTGGTGATCGATCTGACCCGCACCACATTCCTCGACTGCTCGGGCCTGACCCTCCTCCTGCGCACCCGCCGCCGCGTCGAGTCCCGCGGCGGCCGCCTCAGGCTGGTCTGCGACCAGCCCCTGACACTGCGCCTGCTGGAGGTGACGGGCCTGCTGCCGCTCTTCGCCCCGGCCCCGACCGTCGAGGCGGCGGTACGGCAGAGCTAG
- a CDS encoding carbohydrate ABC transporter permease — MRSVALKTARRAGRRRSRRFTRRDLAVLVVLLGIPVLLDIVIIWGPTLASIGLSFTSWDGIGDIHWVGGENYRNLVDNYPPFWPAVRHNLLWLAFLGLIATPFGLLLAVLIDRGVRFSRFYQSTLYMPVVLSLAVVGFMAQLILGTDQGVVNTLLDNHENPIDWLGDSDLNIWMMMLAASWRHTGYVMILYLAGLKSVDPTLKEAAAIDGANARQTFFRVVFPTLRPVNVIVGVITVIESLRAFDIVYAVNKGRNGLELLSVLITDNVIGEASRIGFGSAIAVVLLTVSLGFIVTFLVQELRGARDR, encoded by the coding sequence ATGCGTTCCGTGGCGCTGAAGACCGCGCGGCGCGCAGGGCGGCGGAGGTCACGGCGATTCACACGCCGTGACCTCGCCGTTCTCGTCGTGCTCCTGGGAATACCCGTACTGCTCGACATCGTCATCATCTGGGGTCCCACACTCGCCTCCATCGGCCTGTCCTTCACGTCGTGGGACGGCATCGGAGACATCCACTGGGTCGGTGGAGAGAACTACCGGAACCTCGTCGACAACTATCCGCCGTTCTGGCCGGCCGTGCGCCACAACCTCCTGTGGCTCGCCTTTCTCGGCCTGATCGCCACACCCTTCGGCCTCTTGCTCGCGGTGCTCATCGACCGGGGCGTGCGCTTCAGCCGCTTCTACCAGTCGACGCTCTACATGCCGGTCGTGCTCTCACTGGCCGTCGTCGGATTCATGGCGCAGCTGATCCTCGGCACCGATCAGGGCGTCGTCAACACTCTTCTCGACAACCACGAGAACCCGATCGACTGGCTGGGCGACTCCGACCTCAACATCTGGATGATGATGCTGGCCGCGAGCTGGCGGCACACCGGATACGTGATGATCCTCTATCTCGCGGGCCTCAAATCCGTCGACCCGACACTGAAGGAAGCCGCGGCGATCGACGGGGCGAACGCCCGCCAGACCTTCTTCCGCGTCGTCTTCCCGACGCTTCGCCCCGTCAACGTCATCGTCGGCGTCATCACCGTCATCGAGTCGCTGCGCGCCTTCGACATCGTCTATGCCGTGAACAAGGGCCGCAACGGCCTGGAGCTGCTGTCCGTCCTCATCACGGACAACGTCATCGGCGAGGCCAGCCGCATCGGCTTCGGCTCGGCCATCGCGGTCGTCCTCCTCACGGTCTCCCTGGGATTCATCGTGACGTTCCTGGTCCAAGAGCTGCGAGGTGCGCGCGACCGATGA
- a CDS encoding ABC transporter substrate-binding protein, producing MSRRGLLRGAAVGAGALTLPALLTACGDGPGGDKKTVTVGSNSSDAVPKKAFAAAFTAYEKKSGKKVDVNTTDHNEFQTNITRYLQGTPDDVFMWFAGYRMQYFAEKGLLTDVDDVWKGFKGFSPALKDQSTHDGKQYFVPYYYYPWAVFHRKSLFEKQGYEQPKNWDDFIALAKQMHKDGTPVAFCDKDGWPAMGTFDYINMRLNGYDFHKGLMAGTEAWTDTKVKKVFDLWRELMPYYQKGALGRTWEEAAQGLQKRQTGMAVFGMPHPGQQFPENERADIDFFAFPEIDPQYGQDAVEAPIDGFLIAKKAKNVEAGKALLKYLGTPGAEDIYLAGDPNNVAVNDGADTSKYTPLQKKSAELVSGAKQISQFMDRDTRPDFAQTVMIKALQDFIGNPNDVDGLVNRIERQKKEIFSSAVS from the coding sequence ATGTCCCGTCGGGGTCTCCTGCGGGGCGCGGCGGTGGGCGCCGGTGCGCTCACGCTTCCGGCACTGCTCACGGCGTGTGGGGACGGCCCGGGCGGCGACAAGAAGACCGTCACCGTGGGGTCCAACTCCTCGGACGCGGTGCCGAAGAAGGCGTTCGCTGCGGCCTTCACGGCGTACGAGAAGAAGTCCGGCAAGAAGGTCGACGTCAACACCACGGATCACAACGAGTTCCAGACGAACATCACGCGCTATCTCCAGGGCACCCCGGACGACGTCTTCATGTGGTTCGCCGGCTATCGCATGCAGTACTTCGCCGAGAAGGGCCTCCTGACGGACGTCGACGACGTCTGGAAGGGCTTCAAGGGCTTCTCGCCGGCGCTCAAGGACCAGTCCACGCACGACGGCAAGCAGTACTTCGTGCCGTACTACTACTACCCGTGGGCCGTGTTCCACCGGAAGAGCCTCTTCGAGAAGCAGGGCTACGAACAGCCCAAGAACTGGGACGACTTCATCGCCCTGGCGAAGCAGATGCACAAGGACGGCACCCCGGTCGCGTTCTGCGACAAGGACGGCTGGCCCGCGATGGGCACCTTCGACTACATCAACATGCGCCTGAACGGATACGACTTCCACAAGGGCCTCATGGCGGGCACGGAAGCCTGGACCGACACCAAGGTCAAGAAGGTGTTCGACCTCTGGCGCGAACTCATGCCGTACTACCAGAAGGGTGCCCTCGGCCGGACCTGGGAGGAGGCCGCCCAGGGCCTGCAGAAGCGCCAGACGGGCATGGCCGTCTTCGGAATGCCGCACCCGGGCCAGCAGTTCCCGGAGAACGAACGCGCGGACATCGACTTCTTCGCTTTCCCGGAGATCGACCCCCAGTACGGGCAGGACGCGGTGGAGGCTCCCATCGACGGCTTCCTGATCGCGAAGAAGGCCAAGAACGTCGAAGCGGGCAAGGCACTCCTCAAATACCTCGGCACTCCCGGGGCCGAGGACATCTACCTCGCCGGCGACCCGAACAACGTCGCCGTGAACGACGGCGCCGACACGTCCAAGTACACCCCGCTGCAGAAGAAGTCGGCCGAACTCGTCTCCGGTGCCAAGCAGATATCGCAGTTCATGGACCGCGACACCCGGCCCGACTTCGCGCAGACCGTGATGATCAAGGCGCTTCAGGACTTCATCGGAAATCCGAACGACGTCGACGGCCTCGTCAACCGGATCGAGCGGCAGAAGAAGGAAATCTTCTCGTCCGCCGTCAGCTGA
- a CDS encoding carbohydrate ABC transporter permease yields MTADIRTTSPAARGRSLAGGDRRGEHPRRRGRFGVHIFLMAVSLAFLAPLLLAVYASLRPYEETAQHGYFSLPDHLSFDYYREALSDSGMGEYFKNTLIIAVPAVLITLFLASFVAFAVSRIKVRGGIVLLMFFTAGNLLPPQVLVTPLYVLFLKIPLPWWMSDSLTMYDSYWAVIIVNIGFQLGFCVFVLANFMRTLPQEILEAAIVDGAGLWTQFWRITLPLCRPALAALGTLEFTWIYNDFLWALIFISNPDKLPITSSLNNLRGQFFTDYNLLAAGSVLVALPTILVFLLLQRHFIAGLTLGSSKG; encoded by the coding sequence ATGACCGCCGACATCCGTACGACGTCCCCCGCCGCCCGGGGCCGCTCCCTGGCCGGCGGCGACCGGCGTGGTGAACACCCGCGCCGGCGCGGCCGGTTCGGGGTGCACATCTTCCTCATGGCCGTATCGCTGGCGTTCCTCGCGCCGCTCCTGCTCGCGGTCTACGCCTCCCTGCGGCCCTACGAGGAGACGGCGCAGCACGGCTACTTCTCGCTGCCCGATCACCTGTCGTTCGACTACTACCGCGAGGCCCTCAGCGACTCGGGGATGGGCGAGTACTTCAAGAACACCCTGATCATCGCGGTCCCGGCCGTCCTGATCACGCTCTTCCTCGCCTCGTTCGTCGCCTTCGCGGTGTCGCGCATCAAGGTGCGCGGCGGAATCGTGCTCCTGATGTTCTTCACGGCGGGAAACCTGCTGCCACCCCAGGTTCTCGTCACCCCGCTGTACGTCCTCTTCCTGAAGATTCCGCTTCCCTGGTGGATGTCGGACTCACTGACGATGTACGACTCGTACTGGGCCGTGATCATCGTCAACATCGGATTCCAGCTGGGATTCTGCGTCTTCGTCCTGGCGAACTTCATGCGGACTCTTCCCCAGGAGATCCTGGAGGCGGCGATCGTCGACGGCGCGGGGCTGTGGACGCAGTTCTGGCGCATCACGCTGCCACTGTGCCGCCCGGCACTCGCCGCGCTCGGCACGCTCGAATTCACCTGGATCTACAACGACTTCCTCTGGGCCCTGATCTTCATCTCGAACCCCGACAAGCTCCCGATCACCTCGTCCCTCAACAACCTCCGGGGCCAATTCTTCACCGACTACAACTTGCTGGCCGCCGGTTCGGTCCTCGTGGCGCTCCCCACGATCCTGGTGTTCCTGCTCCTGCAGAGGCACTTCATCGCGGGACTCACGCTGGGGTCGAGCAAGGGGTAG
- a CDS encoding NUDIX hydrolase, with protein MIVWINGAFGAGKSTTARELIELIPNSTLFDPDVIGGELAQLLPAKQLAEVTDIQDLRIWRRLVVDTAAALLAEVGGVLVVPATLLRQEYRDEIFGGLAARRIPVRHVLLAPAETILRERTARHETPPEAPDGEIRVRQWSYDRIEAYRTALADWLTTDAHPVDTSALSAYEAAVRIAEAVRTGAVEPCDIVQTPEPTGETVAAGVLLFDEDGRVLLVDPTYKAGWEFPGGVVEPGEAPARAGVREVAEETGIQLPELPGLLVIDWEAPAPPAYGGLRLLFDGGRLDGAEARRMILPGPELRGWRFVTEQEAAGLLPPVRYERLRWALRARERGAALYLEAGVPVG; from the coding sequence GTGATCGTCTGGATCAACGGTGCTTTCGGTGCGGGGAAGTCCACCACCGCACGGGAACTGATCGAGCTGATCCCGAACAGCACGCTCTTCGACCCCGACGTGATCGGCGGGGAACTGGCGCAGCTGCTGCCCGCCAAGCAGCTGGCCGAGGTGACCGACATCCAGGACCTGCGCATCTGGCGGCGGCTCGTCGTCGACACGGCGGCCGCGCTGCTCGCCGAGGTGGGCGGCGTTCTCGTCGTCCCGGCAACCCTGCTCAGGCAGGAGTACCGCGACGAGATCTTCGGCGGTCTCGCCGCCCGCAGGATCCCCGTACGCCACGTGCTCCTGGCCCCGGCCGAAACGATCCTGCGCGAGCGAACGGCCCGCCACGAGACACCGCCCGAGGCGCCCGACGGCGAGATACGCGTCCGGCAGTGGTCCTACGACCGCATCGAGGCCTACCGCACCGCGCTGGCCGACTGGCTCACCACCGACGCCCACCCCGTCGACACCAGCGCGCTGAGTGCGTACGAAGCGGCCGTCCGCATCGCCGAGGCCGTGCGCACCGGCGCCGTCGAGCCCTGCGACATCGTGCAGACGCCCGAGCCCACCGGGGAGACCGTCGCCGCGGGCGTGCTGCTCTTCGACGAGGACGGCCGCGTCCTGCTCGTCGACCCCACGTACAAGGCCGGCTGGGAGTTCCCCGGCGGTGTCGTGGAACCCGGAGAGGCCCCCGCCAGGGCCGGAGTACGGGAGGTCGCCGAGGAGACCGGGATCCAGCTCCCCGAGCTGCCCGGCCTGCTCGTCATCGACTGGGAGGCGCCCGCACCACCCGCGTACGGCGGCCTGCGACTGCTCTTCGACGGCGGGCGCCTCGACGGCGCCGAGGCCCGCCGCATGATCCTCCCGGGCCCGGAACTGCGCGGCTGGCGGTTCGTCACCGAGCAGGAGGCCGCCGGACTCCTGCCTCCCGTGCGGTACGAGCGCCTGCGCTGGGCGCTGCGGGCCCGCGAGCGCGGCGCCGCCCTCTACCTGGAGGCCGGAGTGCCGGTGGGCTGA